A window of Punica granatum isolate Tunisia-2019 chromosome 8, ASM765513v2, whole genome shotgun sequence genomic DNA:
TCTCAACATGCGTCCTCATGTGACGACGTGTGACTTTAACGCTTTACCTGTATGTGTCACGTGGACTTGAACATGATTGGTTTATATGGCAAACATGTATTGATTGAAATGATTCGGAACTTATTCaccttaaataagattttgaattcgagttttgtgaatggagaagTAAGGTGACTCGAATCGAACTGGGATTAAGGGGAACCATGTGGTCGACTTTCGGATCGGATACCATGGTGGACACCGAAAAAATTGGATTGGTTTAGATGGTTTGGGCCTATTTCTCTAGAGCAAGTTTTCGAACTTAAGTCATATTCACAATTGGAGGGGTTTTGCCCTTTAATGAACGGATCTGACCGAACTTGGCACTACAACCAAATAATTTAGCAACTAAGAAATTGACAACTATAGCTGCTAAAAAGTAAgttttaacaaataaaatatttatcaactATACACAGGGGCGAAGCTAGGATTTCTGTCGAGGGGGggacaaaaatattataataaatataattttgggataaaattttaaaattcaaagttcaggGGGGCAAGGGGGTAAAAATGTTACAATAAACATACTTTTgggataaaatttaaaaaaaatttaaagttcaggggggcaattgcccctcCTGCTTATATGCTGGCTCCACCCCTgactatacatatatttagttGTACAAGTCGTATACCTACAGTGGCAATTAATTATGTGGAACCGAACTATTATAGTTGTTATGTAGCTTTCGGACGATTGCTCCCTTAAAATAAGGTTTGAATTTTGTCAATTGGGAAAATTTCAAGATCGAAAGAGGTTTACATCTTAATAGGCTAATTCAAAGGTGAATCTAGATTGATCGAGTCCCATTAGACTTCCGGATAATAAGTGGCGCACACCGAAAAGGTGCTCGAGATTTCCGCACTGCAGAAGACCATCAGATACCAAATTGCAGGAGGAGATTCGCTTGAAATCTTCTTTGCTCCAATTGGCTTTGATGATCCAATTGACTGTCCGTGTTACGATAAAGTATCGTATGGTAAtcaaaaaattctaaattcgATACTCAGTGAGTTTACTCGTgctcttttattatatattaggaTTTGTGTTTCATTATACTAAGCTTATTTGATTCCTTCATAACCGAAAAAATACTCATATGAAGTAATTTGATATATAAAGTTTATCATAATTCTTACATAGGCCATGCAAGTTGCTCAATTTCAAGTCCAACGTTTTCGTTATGATATTTCATTCTACGTACGATTTTCTTTCAAACTTCATATGCCCCAATAATCCATGCtcaagtatatataaatttcaggAAGGGGTTTCAATATACTAGCATAGAATGATGACTTCCAAAATGTTCAGTCTTCGCTAATAACTCTAATTATGCtatcgatttcttttttttactagGATGTACTAATTCGAAGTAATTCATGTGAACATGTTACGGGTAGATTGTGATGGCACGAGCGTGGAACCGGTGGACTAACTTTTAAGTCTGATAAACAAGTCCATGCATGATATCTTCAAAATCGCCGTATCCCTTCTCTTTCAAATATTTGTACCTTTTGCTTCTGTATGGGACATGTCGTGGGCTCAGAGAGGGACACCCCCGAAATAAATGCTATATACAcagacaaatatatataagattatatatataaccttCTGCCTCTTTCTACGTTCACAGATTCAATTTATACCCGCTGCTCTGCCCACTTACTACACTGCCATAGCACCATTCCTTTTGCTCCGTAAGGCGTGCGTGCGTGACATATGTACatgtgtgaatatatatacacatctctatatgtacatatattcacacacacgcacatatatatatatatagtggtgaatttgtatatacatacatacacgcACATGCATCTTTGAAAAATCCATATTGCCCTTAATAGCCTTATGTTCCCGCTCCAACCATCCCCAATAATAATATCACCATTCATGCCCTCTTGTGCATGGACCcctctcctcttgaaaatCAGACATGTATCCTTCTAGCTAGGGTTTGCACACATCCTTATCTCCATCATTCGGTCCCTGGTGAATTATCATGCATCTTTCTGTTTCGTTCCCGAATCTACCGGCCATTCATCACGACACTCGAATTACCAATGATACCCGCATAAACAGCTGCCTGATATGTGTCATCATCGGCTCATAATGTATCTTCAGAAAGCAAGGACACGCTGATTTGTTAAGTGTAGCCGGCCGGCCATTCCAAAAATTGGTTTCCCCGTGAAGAAAATTTCTCAGCTCCATTAATTGATTTTCTAAAAAGCCTAAGTTTCCAGGATCACGAAaccattaattttcattttcaaattatactttttttcaGTGAACATTTTCAAATGATACTTTAGTTAATAACAGCAGTTTGGGAGTCCCAGCTGAAATCTCTACCACGCAAGAGCCCACACACCTCCTTTAATTAGTCTAACTTTTATTCTGCTAATTTATTCTTGTTCTAAATAATCCTATTTCATAATGACCTGATCAGAGAACACcaacaaataaaaatggaataaaATTCGACTTTGATTAACTTATTTCTCAAACTTGTCTCATTCCCTTACTAGGCACATACATCTTGCTTATAgacacaaaaaaagaaaaaaataattaattttcagtctttttctattatttttgtttcatctTACATTATTGTGttcatttataaatttaattgatattCTTTTGAGAAAAGGTCAGCGTCTCCAAGATTAAGCCCTTCTTGAACCGGGCCCACTGCTAGTTAACGATCatatataaatcaattatGTATGCGTGGACCCCTGCTAGTTAGCTCAACcattatttttccctttttttctttttaatttttcgaattttataGTACAAATTGCCTAAAAACTCCATCATTGTATTTGTTTCCCATCATGTAGAAATTGAATGTGTAATACCTATAAATTGGAAACGATACAAATTGGGTATTTCGTCCTCATTCAGTTCCCTCCTGTCCTTTGTAAGACTTACCCCAATAATCATGTACATGGGATTGCTCCAAGTATATTtggattttcaaatttcttctttcagcgttttcttttcttttcgtcCCCTGGAGGAGTGGAAGTTCTCCATACAGAGCTTAGTCACAATGATGCTTCTATATGTGTTATCTACCACATTTGGACGCACCCTCTAGAGTTGAGATAAATAAAGACGCGTGATCATAGAGCACGATCAATCAtgcatgttttcttttctagctATAACTGTACGTTTTCCGGGTGTCTTGGAAATTGACAAGGTGCGTGGAATCTAAAATACATAGTATCAATTCTGAAACACACGATATAAACTTTAAATCTTAATCTTTTTGTCGCATTGTATTGGTAAAGCGAGTAGTGTGATTTCAAGTTATTCTCGTAGATTATGATGAGTTTCGTTAAAACCCGGATAACCTTCGTtgttgaaaagaaatttattgTTAAACTTTTCCATCTTACTGTAGAAGTAAATTGAGTATTCATGTAACTGTGTTACCCAAAAATGGGTTGGATTGGCATTAGTCTAGATACAGGGATATAATTGTATTAGATTGAATGTAAAATAAGTATTCATGAATCTCCCTATCATCTCATTtccatttgaaaaaaaaaaatgaaatgctTGCATGGTTAAGTTCAATCCCAGAGTCAGAATAGAATTTAGTTTAATCAATTGACTCATAACACCTCATAGTTTCatctattttaaaaaaaaaaaaagattttgcaAGTTTCTCAGCTAATCCATTAAGAAAATAGACACCCCTTTGAGAATAAAGACGCTTCGGGAGGAACATGCATGCCTTAGTTAAATTTACATGATTAATGGTTGCAAGGGGTTTTAGTTATTAACTTACTCCATAAATTGGAAGGTAATAGCACGCAGTTTCTTATAAGTACGTCGTTTTGTACGAATAATTCTTCCCTAATATATAGTAAACTAATATGGACACATCTAATTATATCGATAGGGAATTTCTATCATAGCGTTTGGTAATGAAGTGAAGTCTCCACtccaaatatttatttaaatatttaaatgagaTTGTAACaattgttattaaattaaattaaggaaCAAGATGAAAaggtaataattgtgttgttaaattattagaaaagtaatgaatagctaaaataatttagttttaaaaattttagttgaatggtagttaagaaaaaaaatatgtgagaaaatttatttttatattgaagaataagaaaaaaataatatttgtgttgttgaattaatgaaaaagtatagtggagttaagtggagtACTACTAAACTTCATAACTAAACATTGATCTCTAACCCAATTGAACGATTCCTGGGTGGGATCAAAGAAATCCTAAGAACCATGGaatatgtacacacacttgATACATATTCTTCACCCTAGAAAACGTGATCTTAGCTAGTGTTGTATTAAGTTAGAAGGAGATCAAAGTGATGAtatgtttttgttgttttcctGATTTGAATTGGTGGCCGTATCCATCCATATATATGCTGgcaaaaaagttttttttttatttgtttatttttggAAGTGGCAAAAAAGATGGATCTATCTAATTACTGTGAACAAACAACCATGTAGGGCTTCACCGgtgaaatgaaaatgcatagagagagagagagagactgacGAAGCCTTTGAGGGCAGAACATCATTGCAAAAGTACGTCATCATTGGCATGCATAtgtctccctctctccctctttcttttttttcttatttctgTGCTTTGACTTGTGGAAGACGAGCAATgttgaaatgaaatgaatgaatCAATCActcatcaaaaaagaaatgaatgaatCAATCCAACATGGGATAATAAAGGAATTTAGTACGTGTTTTCCCaaataaattatcaaattcTACTTTTGTGAATGAAAGAGGTGTAATTAATTACCAACGTGAGTTAGTTCAAGTGTTTCGGCACTTGtttctcttaaataagatctcgAGTTCGGAAggttttatcccttagtgagTCGACCTGACTAGTCTAAATTAGTCAGGATCTAGTTGGACTTTTGGATATCAtggttcacaccgaaaaatgAGATATAATTACTATTTAGTAAGTTGACTTGGTTTGAATAGGATTAATCGTAGTATCCATTGGATTTCTGGATATCAAGATCtacattgaaataaatattgaaatgAGAGGAGTGAATCAATGAAAGCATTCCTAATTGGGAAAGTTTTACTCCTTAATAGATCGAATCGATTCAAACATAGATTAATCGTGATTCACTATATTTCGTGAATATCAGGGGGTGCTCGcgctccaaaaaaaaatgtatgagaTGAGATGAAATACTGCAAGCATAGCGCACAATGTAAAACCCTACTTAGCAatattaacccaaaaaaaaaaaaagaaagcccccctctctctctctgcccaTCTGTAACATTCATTGATTCCTCCAATTTTTTCTGTGCTCTCTATAGCTATTCATAATCATCATCGtatctctcctcctcctccttcgcGTTGGATTTTGAGTTCTCTTTAGCATAACATTACTGTCACTGCGTGATCCTCATTAaatgcctctctctctctctctctgcaacggctttaagagagagagagaggactttaaattttcatacCCACCCACGCTACCAATTGATCCTTTCCTTGCTGCGGTTTCCATTGTCTCATTAAAGTTGTCTTTGTCTCTCTGTTGATTTGGAACATCTCATCCTAACAGTCTCAGTCTCCCTCCCGGCCTGATTATTCCAATCAGTCAAGCCTTTTGGTTATTTGAGGAGTTTAAATTGTCTGTCTCTAGGGCTACATATTGCATGCCCTAGAAATGGAATATCTAAAGCAACATTATATATACGCGGTATAGACAACAAGGCTAAGATTATTCTCATTTCTCAGGAGTCGAATGTAGTGCGTAGACATGCGTTATTCTAGACCTAGGCAATTGTCGATGCAGTGAACCGCATGAGGAATATGACAGCCCCTAGACATGGAAAGAGCGACTGAACCCCGCAGATGATTTCGAACTGATGATCTAATGTAGGAGAATCTGTTTTTTTTAAGACAACGACAGAGGCTGCGCTGGAATATTTGGACCGAGGTGATATAAGCGGATTGAACATGATATGGATGCGTGTGATTGTTTACCCTTTTTagctcatatatatatgcatatgttgTATATACATAACTTGATATGGTAATTATGTTGCCCTAGTTCTACCTGAGTTGATGCGTTTACAGAGTTGACATCGAGTCTAGCCTTACTGACCATTTGCAACTTAATTTGAAGCTAATGCCAGATAGCTAGCCAGGATTCATGCATGTTGATCACTCGACAACCCAactaaaacatatatatatatatatatatatatatatatatatatatatataatacctCTAAATTATAACAACAGTATAAATGAGTTAGAGACGGCCCGTTGATGCATTGATGCTTTACCTCGAAACAAAACTGTAAAATTTCACCTCACGCCATGGCCTGAATGTTGATTCAGCGAATTGACGTGGAAACATCTTGCGGCCTTACTAAAGAAGATTTGTAAAATTCAAAGTTCGATTGCCATTCCTAGCTAGACATGACTTACAATATTATAATGTCATTGACCTGGCTAAATTATAAGGAATTAACCTTATTGGAATTATTTTCTCACTTTCCTAGCGTCTTATTCTTTTAAATTGACAATATCGACTAATGATCCATCATGATTCTAACATTTCACTCATTGGTAAACAAAACTTTGGCAAAGCTTCTTGGACATGCATAACCACACTCCATTATTGCTCAATAGGAATTGCTTTTGTCCTTTTTTCTCTTAGACAATCTTTGACCAGCTAAGGATATACTCAATAACTTTCTTGGGAAACATATCAAGAGATCTTATAATAGTACGAAAAGAGATTCAATCATGAAATTCTGAAATTATAAACTTTTTCCTAAGATGAGAAAGATTTTTGCTCATGAAGTCTATCTTGATAATCGAATTAATTGTACtgtctaaatatatatagacctTAAGGCTTCGACCCGTATCTCATATAGGCCTGAATTTATTTGCTTAGTCATCAAATATCAAGTACAAGTTATATACAAAAAacacacacaaatatatatatatatatatatatatatatatacacacacacataaataATTATCTATAGACTAACGATAATTGGAAAACTGCAATTAAAGATCTAAGATATTACACCCCGAATATATCAACGTAATGCAATTACGTTATTTCTACGTCTTTCAAGCTCAAAAATAGAATAAGAAGTTTGACATGATTGATGATCGATCATCTGGAATGCAGATGCAATTTCGAGAATTGAAGTGCTGTAGTTAATGTAAAAAGGTAGAACATTTATATTAACTGGCCGGGGTGGCTTCAGTATGTCCAATATTACCTATATATAGCAGTTGGAAGAGATTAGAATCCAGcagaatttttgtttttttggtcGAAAAGTTGGCAAGCTCACTAATTAAGACGGATCAATGATGTTACGGCTACGATCATCTGCTCTAGGCGTGTGATGAAACTGACCACCTAGGCTTGCTGAAACATTCATCGCAAGGAGGCTGCTTGCCGCGTCATAGCTGTTCATCGCGATTGCCTGATGATGGTGATGGCGATCCCGGGGAAAGAActgatggtgatgatgatgggctgcaccacctcctcctcctcccgcGGCAGCAATGAGATTATTAATCCCGAGGTTCTGATGGTGATTGATGAGGCCTAAGTTTTGGTACTTGGAGAGCTCAGATTTGGCACAGGAGAGGTCGAGCTGAAGCTGCCGAAGCTGGTGTTGGAGGAGGGAGATGACCCCTACACAGCCATAGACTGGGTCGCGCAATCTCATGTCGGCCTCGTACGCGAGCGAGTTCACTGCATCCTCCCTCTGGTGCGGCAGCAGCTCGTTCAGGAGCTTCGTCACATTGCTCGCTCCAAAGACCTTTTTATCCATTAATATCATTATCGTGAAGTTAGTAAATTAACGTAATCAAGTATggagataatttttttttttaaaaaaaaggtagAATGTAGAATTGTTTAAACCCGAGCACCTTGTGGACGTTAGCAAACTTCTGGGGTTGGTCGGGTGGGAAGTAAGGGGCGAACACGCACTCAGGCTGGCATTTCCGACGGAGGAATTTGCAAGCTGCGCAGGGAGATGTGGACGATGTCGAGGAAGCCATAAACTATATTTATGTATAGATGGCCTTGATTCCTCTCCTTTCTCGTCGATCTGAAACCAATTAATTAGAAAGAGAAATGCAACGATCTCATACACTCCAGTATGCAGGTGAatgaagtatatatatatatatatatgtttggaaAATTCTTTGAGAAAAACCCGGGATAGAGAAGGGTCTGTATAATTGCAGGAACCAGACCAAAACAAATTCAGTAAACATAAGAATAAAGTATTGcataaatttacaaaaaagaaTCACCCGAATTTGATGGAGCTTTGTTTTGTTACCTCGATGGAGCAATTTGTTGGTGTGTGAACTATCACAGGTAGTAGAGCGCTAGCCGATTAGAAGATGAGAGTCTCTCTCTGTAAGGTATAGATCTTCGTAAATAAGCATGCGAAATGGTCCACAAAAGTAGAAGATAGGTATATGTTAGCAATTGAAGTGtaaattaatgaagaagagcaCGAAAAAGGAGCTGAAAGAGACTGTTGGCGGAGATGCAAAGACAAGTTTGGGTTTTAAGGGAAGCAACTCTCAAATGAAAGAAGGGAGAGTATCTGGTTTATGATTTACGGGAATTTTCGGTATGATTCGCCTTCTAAATTTGGACTTTCGGGAGGATCGGAAAGCTGGAGGACGTATCTCTTCTTGATGATTAAGATCAAGAGATCTATAAATATCGTAAAAGAGTGAGTTAATTCAtacgattatatatatatgtgagaaTAAAATGACAATCAACTTAACTTTCCGGTGCATAAAAGAATATCACCGTCGTGATGTGACCCGATTCTCCTTTGAAGATTTGGGTATGTCATGGCCACAGTGGCCCGAAAATGGTTTCCTTTCGCgatgaaaa
This region includes:
- the LOC116187346 gene encoding protein ASYMMETRIC LEAVES 2; translated protein: MASSTSSTSPCAACKFLRRKCQPECVFAPYFPPDQPQKFANVHKVFGASNVTKLLNELLPHQREDAVNSLAYEADMRLRDPVYGCVGVISLLQHQLRQLQLDLSCAKSELSKYQNLGLINHHQNLGINNLIAAAGGGGGGAAHHHHHQFFPRDRHHHHQAIAMNSYDAASSLLAMNVSASLGGQFHHTPRADDRSRNIIDPS